One genomic segment of Streptomyces sp. TLI_146 includes these proteins:
- a CDS encoding cell wall metabolism sensor histidine kinase WalK codes for MIRTRVALVFGAVFLVLGALLLGVVNLLSRAGTQEQAATIATRAITVQPFEEARGTQGPVLAPLAVRQVSEDVSDAAWRQNAVWSSMALLGVAFLAVAVGWYTAGRLLRPVHVMTERAKRLSADNLHERIGASGPDDELKELGDTIDDLLGRLEKAFDSQRRFIANASHELRTPLATQRAAIQIGLDDPTPDDLARTRATLLDNNRRSEALIEGLLMLARSERGLAEREEVDLAEVVREEAARYPCATVTGVRSTCVSGNRALLARLTANLLANATAYHGRVEVAVFEGGLTVSNPGGAEVGAAEVPALFEPFRRGEGRDRMGPGAGLGLSIVRSIAGAHGGTATAVPLREGGLTVTVLLPGPRLRPVVA; via the coding sequence GTGATCCGCACCCGGGTAGCGCTGGTCTTCGGCGCGGTCTTCCTCGTCCTCGGGGCGCTGCTGCTCGGGGTGGTGAACCTGCTCTCCCGGGCCGGTACGCAGGAGCAGGCGGCCACCATCGCCACGCGGGCGATCACGGTCCAGCCCTTCGAGGAGGCGCGCGGGACGCAGGGGCCGGTGCTCGCCCCGCTGGCCGTACGCCAGGTGAGCGAGGACGTGAGCGACGCGGCCTGGCGGCAGAACGCGGTGTGGTCGTCGATGGCGCTGCTCGGGGTGGCGTTCCTGGCGGTGGCGGTCGGCTGGTACACGGCGGGGCGGCTGCTGCGGCCGGTCCATGTGATGACGGAACGGGCGAAACGCCTCTCGGCGGACAACCTGCACGAGCGGATCGGCGCGTCCGGACCCGACGACGAGCTCAAGGAGCTCGGCGACACGATCGACGACCTGCTCGGCCGCCTGGAGAAGGCGTTCGACAGCCAGCGCCGTTTCATCGCCAACGCCTCGCACGAACTGCGCACCCCGCTGGCCACCCAGCGGGCGGCGATCCAGATCGGCCTGGACGACCCGACCCCGGACGACCTCGCCCGTACGCGCGCGACCCTGCTCGACAACAACCGCCGCAGCGAGGCCCTGATCGAGGGCCTGCTGATGCTGGCCCGCAGCGAGCGGGGCCTGGCGGAGCGGGAGGAGGTGGATCTTGCGGAGGTGGTACGGGAGGAGGCGGCGCGGTATCCGTGCGCGACGGTCACGGGGGTGCGGTCGACGTGCGTGTCCGGCAACCGTGCGCTCCTGGCCCGCCTCACGGCGAACCTGCTGGCCAACGCGACGGCGTACCACGGGCGGGTGGAAGTGGCCGTCTTCGAAGGTGGGTTGACGGTGTCCAACCCTGGCGGGGCGGAGGTGGGGGCGGCCGAGGTGCCCGCCCTGTTCGAGCCGTTCCGGCGGGGGGAGGGGCGCGATCGGATGGGGCCGGGGGCGGGGCTCGGACTGTCGATCGTGCGCTCGATCGCGGGGGCGCATGGGGGGACGGCGACGGCTGTGCCGCTCCGGGAGGGCGGCTTGACGGTGACGGTCCTGCTGCCCGGTCCTCGTCTGCGGCCAGTGGTCGCCTGA
- a CDS encoding response regulator transcription factor produces the protein MRVLVAEDEEVLAELVATGLRRAGFAVDTVYSGDAALAYLGLHDYDVVVLDRDLPRVHGDDVARALVSEASRTRILMLTAAAASEDRVEGLDLGADDYLGKPFDFPELVSRVRALRRRSARPVPPVLERLGLRVDTVRRTAEREGRSLDLSPKEFAVLQILLEADGGTVSAEELLERAWDAHADPFTGAVRVCLSKLRGKIGEPALIRTVQGVGYAL, from the coding sequence ATGCGGGTACTGGTCGCCGAGGACGAGGAGGTCCTCGCGGAGCTGGTCGCGACCGGGCTGCGGCGGGCCGGTTTCGCCGTCGACACGGTCTACAGCGGCGACGCGGCCCTCGCCTACCTGGGGCTGCACGACTACGACGTGGTCGTCCTGGACCGCGATCTGCCCCGGGTGCACGGCGACGACGTGGCCCGCGCCCTGGTCTCGGAGGCCTCCCGCACCCGGATCCTGATGCTCACCGCGGCGGCGGCCTCCGAGGACCGGGTGGAGGGGCTCGACCTGGGCGCCGACGACTATCTGGGCAAGCCGTTCGACTTCCCCGAACTGGTCTCGCGGGTGCGGGCGCTGCGGCGGCGCAGCGCGCGGCCGGTGCCGCCGGTCCTGGAGCGGCTCGGGCTGCGGGTCGACACCGTACGGCGCACGGCGGAGCGCGAGGGCCGTTCCCTCGACCTCTCCCCGAAGGAGTTCGCGGTCCTCCAGATCCTGCTGGAGGCGGACGGCGGCACGGTCTCGGCCGAGGAGCTCCTGGAGCGCGCCTGGGACGCCCACGCCGACCCGTTCACCGGCGCGGTCCGCGTCTGCCTCAGCAAACTGCGCGGCAAGATCGGCGAGCCCGCGCTGATCCGCACGGTCCAGGGCGTGGGGTACGCGCTGTGA
- the metG gene encoding methionine--tRNA ligase translates to MAATGSEKQGAKAFYVSTPIYYVNDAPHLGHAYTTVAGDVLTRWHRQRGEKVWYLTGTDEHGQKIMRTADANGVTPQEWCDKLVEEAWRPLWEHLEIANDDFIRTTEKRHTDRVQEFVQDLYDKGEIYKGGYEGPYCVGCEEYKLPGDLIEAEDGTKLCPVHKKPVEILKEENYFFKLSEYGPKLLEFYEANPDFIQPESARNEVLNFVKQGLQDLSISRSAFDWGVPIPWDDKHVIYVWVDALLNYATAVGYGANQEKFEETFPANVHLVGKDILRFHAVIWPAMLMANGLPVPGQVFGHGWLMVGGEKMSKSSLTGIKPQDLTSHFGVDAYRWYFLRAIAFGQDGSFSWEDFTARYTSELANDYGNLASRVAAMVGKYFGGTLPAATASGPAEQAIADGLTRAVTEADRKIGEELDFQGGILAVFDFVKQVNGYITEQEPWKVAKDESEEGKARLATILYTAAESLRAVAVLLNPVMPDTSQKLWDSLGAEGAGLGPLADQRVQDTGRWGQLPVGATVTKGAVLFPRLEEKPA, encoded by the coding sequence ATGGCGGCCACTGGATCCGAGAAGCAGGGGGCGAAGGCGTTTTACGTCTCGACCCCCATTTACTACGTCAACGACGCTCCTCACCTGGGCCACGCCTACACGACCGTCGCAGGCGACGTGCTCACGCGCTGGCACCGTCAGCGCGGCGAGAAGGTGTGGTACCTCACCGGCACGGACGAGCACGGTCAGAAGATCATGCGCACGGCCGACGCGAACGGGGTCACCCCGCAGGAGTGGTGCGACAAGCTCGTCGAGGAGGCCTGGCGGCCCCTCTGGGAGCACCTGGAGATCGCGAACGACGACTTCATCCGTACGACGGAGAAGCGCCACACCGACCGGGTGCAGGAGTTCGTCCAGGACCTGTACGACAAGGGCGAGATCTACAAGGGCGGCTACGAGGGCCCGTACTGCGTGGGCTGCGAGGAGTACAAGCTCCCCGGCGACCTCATCGAGGCCGAGGACGGCACCAAGCTGTGCCCCGTCCACAAGAAGCCGGTGGAGATCCTCAAGGAGGAGAACTACTTCTTCAAGCTGTCCGAGTACGGCCCGAAGCTCCTTGAGTTCTACGAGGCGAACCCGGACTTCATCCAGCCCGAGTCGGCCCGCAACGAGGTCCTGAACTTCGTGAAGCAGGGCCTTCAGGACCTGTCGATCTCGCGGTCGGCCTTCGACTGGGGCGTCCCGATCCCGTGGGACGACAAGCACGTCATCTACGTGTGGGTCGACGCCCTCCTGAACTACGCCACCGCGGTCGGCTACGGCGCGAACCAGGAGAAGTTCGAGGAGACGTTCCCGGCCAATGTGCACCTGGTCGGGAAGGACATCCTCCGCTTCCACGCGGTGATCTGGCCCGCGATGCTGATGGCCAACGGACTGCCCGTGCCGGGCCAGGTCTTCGGCCACGGCTGGCTGATGGTCGGCGGCGAGAAGATGTCCAAGTCGAGCCTGACCGGCATCAAGCCGCAGGACCTCACCTCGCACTTCGGCGTCGACGCCTACCGCTGGTACTTCCTGCGCGCCATCGCCTTCGGCCAGGACGGCTCGTTCTCCTGGGAGGACTTCACCGCCCGGTACACCTCCGAGCTCGCCAACGACTACGGCAACCTCGCCTCGCGCGTGGCCGCCATGGTCGGCAAGTACTTCGGTGGCACCCTCCCGGCCGCGACCGCGTCCGGCCCGGCCGAGCAGGCCATCGCCGACGGCCTGACCAGGGCCGTCACCGAGGCCGACCGCAAGATCGGCGAGGAGCTGGACTTCCAGGGCGGCATCCTGGCGGTCTTCGACTTCGTGAAGCAGGTCAACGGCTACATCACGGAGCAGGAGCCGTGGAAGGTGGCCAAGGACGAGTCGGAGGAGGGCAAGGCGCGCCTGGCGACCATCCTCTACACGGCCGCCGAGTCCCTGCGGGCCGTCGCCGTCCTGCTGAACCCGGTCATGCCGGACACCTCGCAGAAGCTGTGGGACTCCCTCGGCGCCGAGGGAGCCGGCCTCGGGCCGCTGGCGGACCAGCGGGTCCAGGACACCGGCCGCTGGGGCCAGCTGCCGGTCGGCGCGACGGTGACCAAGGGCGCGGTGCTCTTCCCGCGCCTGGAAGAGAAGCCCGCGTAG
- a CDS encoding L,D-transpeptidase family protein, whose translation MSVRSARGAWAALVLAALLLTGCGHDGQGVRDEGDGPGTLADVSTDSATDSVTGSATDSGGAHAGRAAPEPVRPRELPALGPATRSRVPAASTQALVVTGEGPDASRATAVLYTRDPVKGWLPADGPWPARNAARGWTAEHHQGDLRSPVGVFGLTDAGGRLADPGTRLPYDRGSAFTAGGTGVEGEPLDGSFDYVVAVNYNRRPGTSPLDWTRPLGAGRGGGIWLHVDHGGPTHGCVALPKERMRQLLRALDPARTPVVVMGDAAALAR comes from the coding sequence ATGTCCGTTCGTTCCGCCCGGGGTGCCTGGGCCGCCCTGGTACTGGCGGCGCTGCTGCTGACCGGGTGCGGCCACGACGGCCAGGGCGTCCGCGACGAGGGCGACGGCCCCGGCACGCTCGCCGACGTGAGCACCGACTCCGCCACCGATTCCGTCACCGGTTCCGCCACCGACTCCGGCGGCGCGCACGCCGGGCGGGCCGCGCCCGAACCCGTACGCCCCCGGGAGCTACCCGCACTGGGCCCGGCCACCCGCTCCCGCGTCCCGGCCGCCAGCACCCAGGCGCTCGTCGTCACCGGCGAGGGGCCCGACGCCAGCCGGGCCACCGCCGTCCTCTACACCCGCGACCCGGTCAAGGGGTGGCTGCCCGCCGACGGCCCCTGGCCCGCCCGCAACGCGGCGCGCGGCTGGACCGCCGAGCACCACCAGGGCGATCTGCGCTCGCCCGTCGGGGTGTTCGGCCTCACCGACGCGGGCGGCCGCCTCGCCGACCCCGGCACCCGGCTCCCGTACGACCGGGGTTCCGCCTTCACCGCGGGCGGCACCGGCGTCGAGGGCGAGCCGCTCGACGGGTCCTTCGACTACGTGGTGGCGGTCAACTACAACCGCAGGCCCGGCACCAGCCCGCTGGACTGGACCCGGCCGCTCGGCGCCGGGCGCGGCGGCGGGATCTGGCTGCACGTCGACCACGGCGGCCCGACGCACGGCTGTGTGGCGCTGCCGAAGGAGCGGATGCGGCAGCTGCTGCGCGCCCTGGACCCGGCGCGCACCCCGGTGGTCGTGATGGGGGACGCGGCGGCCCTGGCCCGCTGA
- a CDS encoding SigE family RNA polymerase sigma factor: MAPEGPDGFEEFVAARGPRLLRVAWLLTGDAHLAEDLLQTALAKVWPKWHRIADDHPEAYLRKTLVTTYTSWWRRRWRGEVPHGELPDAAGQFDAYEGVDLEQSLAAAVRALPARQRAVVVLRYFEDLSVEDAAAVLGCAPGTVKSQAAKALRTLRGLLPVLIEERRD, from the coding sequence ATGGCCCCCGAGGGACCCGACGGATTCGAGGAGTTCGTCGCCGCCCGGGGCCCCCGGCTGCTGCGGGTGGCCTGGCTGCTGACCGGCGACGCGCATCTGGCGGAGGACCTGCTCCAGACCGCGCTCGCCAAGGTCTGGCCGAAGTGGCACCGGATAGCCGACGACCACCCCGAGGCGTATCTGCGCAAGACGCTGGTGACCACGTACACCTCCTGGTGGCGGCGGCGCTGGCGGGGCGAGGTCCCGCACGGCGAACTCCCGGACGCCGCCGGGCAGTTCGACGCGTACGAGGGCGTGGACCTGGAGCAGTCGCTGGCGGCGGCCGTCCGCGCGCTGCCCGCCCGCCAGCGCGCGGTGGTGGTGCTGCGCTACTTCGAGGACCTGAGCGTCGAGGACGCGGCGGCGGTGCTCGGCTGCGCCCCGGGCACGGTCAAGAGCCAGGCCGCCAAGGCGCTGCGCACCCTGCGGGGGCTGCTGCCCGTACTGATCGAGGAGCGCCGTGACTGA
- the aspS gene encoding aspartate--tRNA ligase: protein MHRYRSHTCGELRASDVGTDVRLSGWLHNRRDLGGILFIDLRDHYGITQLVARPGTAGAEVLDKLSKETVVRIDGKVVSRGAENVNADLPTGEVEIEVGEVEVLGAAGPLPFTINAEDGVNEERRLEYRFLDLRRERMHRNIMLRSAVISAMRHKMTALGFNEMATPILAATSPEGARDFVVPSRLNPGKFYALPQAPQQFKQLLMISGFDRYFQIAPCFRDEDARADRSPGEFYQLDIEMSFVEQEDIFQPVEKLMTELFEEFGGGRHVTSPFPRIPFRESMLKYGNDKPDLRAKLELVDITDVFEGSEFKAFAGKHVRALPVPDVAGQSRKFFDGLGEYAVEQGAQGLAWIRVGEDGTFAGPIAKFLTEENVKVLTERLGLAAGHAVFFGAGEYDQVSKIMGAVRVEAAKRAGHFEEGVFRFCWIVDFPMYEKDEETGKIDFSHNPFSMPQGGLEALETQDPLDVLGWQYDIVCNGIELSSGAIRNHEPEIMFKAFEVAGYDRETVEREFGGMLKAFRLGAPPHGGIAPGVDRIVMLLADEPNIRETIAFPLNGNAQDLMMGAPTELDETRLRELNIQLRKPVAAKAAEK from the coding sequence ATGCATCGGTACAGGTCCCACACCTGCGGCGAGCTCCGCGCCTCCGACGTCGGCACCGACGTCCGGCTGAGCGGCTGGCTGCACAATCGCCGAGACCTGGGCGGCATCCTCTTCATCGATCTGCGCGACCACTACGGCATCACGCAGCTCGTCGCCCGCCCCGGCACGGCCGGTGCCGAGGTGCTGGACAAGCTCTCCAAGGAGACCGTCGTCCGCATCGACGGCAAGGTCGTCTCGCGCGGCGCGGAGAACGTGAACGCGGACCTGCCGACCGGCGAGGTCGAGATCGAGGTCGGCGAGGTCGAGGTGCTCGGCGCGGCCGGCCCGCTGCCGTTCACGATCAACGCCGAGGACGGCGTCAACGAGGAGCGGCGCCTGGAGTACCGCTTCCTCGACCTGCGCCGCGAGCGCATGCACCGCAACATCATGCTGCGCTCGGCCGTCATCTCGGCGATGCGCCACAAGATGACCGCGCTCGGCTTCAACGAGATGGCGACCCCGATCCTCGCCGCGACCTCCCCCGAGGGCGCCCGCGACTTCGTCGTCCCGTCCCGGCTGAACCCCGGCAAGTTCTACGCGCTGCCGCAGGCCCCCCAGCAGTTCAAGCAGCTGCTGATGATCTCGGGCTTCGACCGCTACTTCCAGATCGCGCCCTGCTTCCGCGACGAGGACGCCCGCGCCGACCGCTCGCCGGGCGAGTTCTACCAGCTCGACATCGAGATGAGCTTCGTCGAGCAGGAGGACATCTTCCAGCCCGTCGAGAAGCTCATGACCGAGCTGTTCGAGGAGTTCGGCGGCGGCCGCCACGTCACCTCGCCGTTCCCGCGCATCCCGTTCCGCGAGTCGATGCTGAAGTACGGCAACGACAAGCCGGACCTGCGCGCCAAGCTCGAACTCGTCGACATCACCGACGTCTTCGAGGGCTCGGAGTTCAAGGCGTTCGCGGGCAAGCACGTGCGCGCGCTGCCGGTGCCGGACGTCGCGGGCCAGTCCCGCAAGTTCTTCGACGGCCTCGGCGAGTACGCGGTGGAGCAGGGCGCCCAGGGTCTGGCCTGGATCCGCGTCGGCGAGGACGGCACGTTCGCGGGCCCGATCGCGAAGTTCCTCACCGAGGAGAACGTCAAGGTCCTCACCGAGCGCCTGGGCCTGGCCGCCGGGCACGCCGTGTTCTTCGGCGCGGGCGAGTACGACCAGGTCTCCAAGATCATGGGCGCGGTCCGCGTCGAGGCCGCCAAGCGCGCCGGCCACTTCGAGGAGGGCGTCTTCCGGTTCTGCTGGATCGTCGACTTCCCGATGTACGAGAAGGACGAGGAGACCGGCAAGATCGACTTCTCGCACAACCCGTTCTCGATGCCGCAGGGCGGTCTGGAGGCCCTGGAGACCCAGGACCCGCTGGACGTGCTCGGCTGGCAGTACGACATCGTCTGCAACGGCATCGAGCTGTCCTCGGGCGCGATCCGCAACCACGAGCCCGAGATCATGTTCAAGGCGTTCGAGGTCGCGGGCTACGACCGGGAGACCGTGGAGCGCGAGTTCGGCGGCATGCTCAAGGCGTTCCGCCTCGGCGCCCCGCCGCACGGCGGCATCGCCCCGGGCGTCGACCGCATCGTGATGCTGCTCGCCGACGAGCCCAACATCCGCGAGACCATCGCGTTCCCGCTGAACGGCAACGCGCAGGACCTGATGATGGGCGCGCCCACCGAGCTGGACGAGACGCGTCTGCGCGAGCTCAACATCCAGCTGCGCAAGCCGGTCGCGGCCAAGGCCGCGGAGAAGTAA
- a CDS encoding SpoIIE family protein phosphatase, with amino-acid sequence MRTEDVLAAIATGLWRWDNASGTVTLDAEAARLLGLPPERAELTEAAVRSRFHPVDWNEVDQIVALAVAEGTLAEARMRIMDENGRVLRTVRSRSKPIRKETTESADGLDYVLVGTLQEVAEPQPGATAAHASITGDWRRSREAFLLDAGRALAEARSTAEVLRVAASLSMPGFSPDGLAVFGVAGDRLSIIGHHGHNPGDDGPFADMQLDTDYPAADVVRTGRAIYLPSPEEYRRRYPATWPLAQRFDRQSWAFVPLIVAGRTIGTWMAAFKHPVAFTPDERSVLTTVARMLAQALARAGEAESERELSLGLQRSMMPTLGPEIPGMTVAARYVPTGGGLQVGGDWYDMIPLPSGRFALVIGDVQGHDVRAAGLMGQLRIALRAYASEGHRPDAVLSRASRFLYGITESYGESYDGDDDHPRFATCLYIEVDPATGSLDIARAGHPDPVIRTAEGTALIRQTAGGLPLGIEADSDYPTTRLVLEPGETMMICTDGLIETGGHDMGSGWTRLRPVLEEDTGDGLEKLADALVQAVHGPSSHHTVGPLADRREDDIAVLLLCRNSDVCGCGTVPGAGAVPARRTALTVAQAEPHRIAGVRRELRELLHDWADAEQVDAAELMVSEMVTNVLVHTDGDALLVAEATGTPGTRCLRVEVADASDDLPHKRRPGEMASSGRGLVLMEMLADRWGVDPRGEGKSIWFELYEEADGSAPVSAPDGSAGGGSPEA; translated from the coding sequence ATGCGCACCGAGGACGTCCTGGCTGCGATCGCCACCGGGCTGTGGCGCTGGGACAACGCGTCCGGAACGGTCACGCTCGACGCCGAGGCCGCCCGCCTGCTCGGCCTGCCCCCCGAGCGGGCCGAGCTCACCGAGGCCGCCGTGCGCTCCCGCTTTCACCCGGTCGACTGGAACGAGGTCGACCAGATCGTGGCCCTGGCGGTCGCCGAGGGCACCCTCGCCGAGGCCCGGATGCGGATCATGGACGAGAACGGGCGGGTGCTGCGTACCGTACGCAGCCGCTCCAAGCCGATCCGCAAGGAGACCACGGAGAGCGCCGACGGCCTGGACTACGTGCTGGTCGGCACCCTCCAGGAGGTCGCCGAGCCGCAGCCCGGCGCCACCGCCGCGCACGCCTCCATCACCGGCGACTGGCGCCGCTCCCGCGAGGCGTTCCTCCTGGACGCGGGCCGCGCGCTGGCCGAGGCCCGCTCCACGGCCGAGGTGCTGCGGGTGGCGGCCTCCCTGTCCATGCCGGGCTTCTCGCCGGACGGGCTCGCCGTCTTCGGGGTCGCGGGCGACCGCCTCTCGATCATCGGCCACCACGGGCACAACCCGGGCGACGACGGCCCCTTCGCGGACATGCAGCTGGACACCGACTACCCGGCCGCCGACGTCGTACGGACCGGCCGGGCCATCTACCTCCCCAGCCCCGAGGAGTACCGCCGCCGCTACCCGGCCACCTGGCCGCTGGCCCAGCGCTTCGACCGGCAGTCCTGGGCCTTCGTGCCGCTGATCGTGGCCGGGCGGACCATCGGCACCTGGATGGCGGCCTTCAAGCACCCGGTGGCGTTCACGCCCGACGAGCGCTCGGTCCTGACGACGGTGGCGCGCATGCTGGCCCAGGCGCTGGCCAGGGCGGGCGAGGCCGAGTCCGAGCGCGAGCTGTCGCTGGGCCTGCAGCGCTCGATGATGCCGACGCTCGGCCCCGAGATCCCGGGGATGACGGTGGCCGCGCGCTATGTGCCGACCGGCGGCGGGCTCCAGGTGGGCGGCGACTGGTACGACATGATCCCGCTGCCGTCGGGACGGTTCGCCCTGGTCATCGGGGACGTCCAGGGCCACGACGTACGGGCGGCAGGGCTGATGGGCCAGCTCCGCATCGCCCTGCGGGCGTACGCGAGCGAGGGCCACCGCCCCGACGCGGTCCTCTCGCGCGCCTCGCGCTTCCTGTACGGGATCACCGAGTCGTACGGGGAGTCCTACGACGGGGACGACGACCACCCGCGCTTCGCGACCTGCCTCTACATCGAGGTCGACCCGGCGACCGGCTCGCTGGACATCGCCCGGGCCGGGCACCCGGACCCGGTGATCCGCACGGCCGAGGGCACGGCGCTGATCCGCCAGACGGCGGGCGGCCTCCCGCTGGGCATCGAGGCGGACTCGGACTATCCCACCACCCGTCTGGTCCTCGAACCCGGCGAGACCATGATGATCTGCACGGACGGCCTGATCGAGACCGGCGGCCACGACATGGGCTCGGGCTGGACGCGGCTGCGCCCGGTCCTGGAGGAGGACACCGGGGACGGCCTGGAGAAGCTGGCGGACGCGCTGGTCCAGGCGGTGCACGGCCCCTCCTCGCACCACACGGTGGGCCCGCTGGCGGACCGCCGCGAGGACGACATCGCGGTGCTGCTGCTGTGCCGCAACAGCGACGTGTGCGGCTGCGGGACGGTCCCGGGCGCCGGGGCCGTCCCGGCCCGCCGCACCGCCCTGACCGTCGCCCAGGCCGAGCCGCACCGCATCGCGGGGGTCCGCCGCGAGCTGCGCGAGCTGCTGCACGACTGGGCGGACGCCGAGCAGGTGGACGCGGCGGAGCTGATGGTCTCCGAGATGGTCACCAACGTCCTGGTCCACACGGACGGCGACGCGCTCCTGGTCGCCGAGGCCACCGGCACCCCGGGGACGCGCTGTCTGCGGGTGGAGGTGGCCGACGCCAGCGACGACCTGCCGCACAAGCGCCGCCCCGGCGAGATGGCGTCCAGCGGGCGGGGCCTGGTGCTGATGGAGATGCTCGCGGACCGCTGGGGGGTCGACCCCAGGGGCGAGGGCAAGTCGATCTGGTTCGAGCTCTACGAGGAGGCGGACGGGTCGGCGCCGGTGTCGGCGCCGGACGGGTCGGCCGGGGGCGGCTCCCCGGAGGCGTAA
- a CDS encoding AI-2E family transporter translates to MENAKPLLPEPARRLAAWCVVVLLVTGVAAVAIWLCVVFKTAVTPVLLALLGTALLGPVFRQLLKLRMKRSLAAGLTCVALVAVVGGAGYVVVSALIDTGDQIIESLRQAGQWLADHFGVAGGDGVTSVADNAKKLLGKFGATAASGLLTGLSIVGSLIATGVLSLLLTFFFLKDSDRAVGLAHSLAPRGSGPTVEAMARRAFEAVEGFMRGTTIIALIDAFCITVGLLVLRVPGALGLGALVFIGAYIPYLGAFVSGAVAVLVALADRGLGIALWTLGVVLAVQQLEGHILQPVIQSRTVQMHPAMVMIAITAGASVAGLLGMLLAVPVAAAGFGVLGELRKRYASGEPPPADPSGADTGADPSASS, encoded by the coding sequence GTGGAGAACGCCAAGCCGCTGCTCCCCGAACCCGCCCGACGGCTCGCCGCCTGGTGTGTCGTCGTGCTGCTCGTCACCGGTGTCGCCGCCGTCGCCATCTGGCTGTGCGTGGTGTTCAAGACCGCCGTCACCCCCGTACTGCTCGCCCTGCTCGGCACGGCCCTCCTCGGGCCCGTCTTCCGGCAGCTGCTGAAGCTGCGGATGAAGCGGTCGCTGGCGGCGGGGCTCACCTGCGTCGCCCTCGTCGCCGTCGTCGGCGGCGCCGGATACGTCGTCGTCAGCGCCCTCATCGACACGGGCGACCAGATCATCGAGTCGCTCAGGCAGGCCGGGCAGTGGCTCGCCGACCACTTCGGGGTGGCCGGCGGCGACGGCGTGACCAGCGTCGCCGACAACGCCAAGAAGCTGCTCGGGAAGTTCGGCGCCACCGCCGCATCGGGGCTGCTCACCGGCCTCAGCATCGTCGGCTCGTTGATTGCCACCGGTGTGCTTTCCCTGCTGCTGACCTTCTTCTTCCTCAAGGACTCCGACCGGGCCGTCGGTCTCGCCCACTCCCTCGCGCCCCGTGGCTCCGGGCCCACCGTCGAGGCCATGGCCCGCCGCGCCTTCGAGGCCGTCGAGGGGTTCATGCGCGGGACCACGATCATCGCCCTCATCGACGCCTTCTGTATCACCGTGGGTCTGCTCGTCCTGCGCGTCCCCGGCGCCCTCGGGCTCGGCGCGCTCGTGTTCATCGGCGCGTACATCCCCTACCTCGGCGCCTTCGTCTCCGGTGCCGTCGCCGTGCTCGTGGCGCTCGCCGACCGGGGGCTCGGCATCGCCCTGTGGACGCTCGGGGTCGTCCTCGCCGTACAGCAGCTGGAAGGGCACATCCTGCAACCGGTGATCCAGAGCCGGACCGTGCAGATGCACCCCGCGATGGTCATGATCGCCATCACCGCCGGGGCCAGTGTCGCCGGGCTGCTCGGGATGCTGCTCGCCGTGCCCGTCGCCGCCGCCGGGTTCGGCGTCCTCGGCGAGCTGCGGAAGCGTTACGCCTCCGGGGAGCCGCCCCCGGCCGACCCGTCCGGCGCCGACACCGGCGCCGACCCGTCCGCCTCCTCGTAG
- a CDS encoding pirin family protein, translating to MPAVTVENPLTLPRVAAPEGAVPRPVLAVSTAPAGFEGEGFPVRRAFAGINYQYLDPFIMMDQMGEVEYAPGEPKGTPWHPHRGFETVTYLIDGTFVHQDSNGGGGTIMNGDTQWMTAGSGLLHIEAPPESLVTSGGLFHGLQLWVNLPAADKMMDPRYQDIRGGQVQLLTSPDGGALLRVIAGSLDGHEGPGITHTPITMIHATIRPGAEITLPWRSDFNGLAYVLAGRGSVGAGRRPVRMGQTAVFGDGGSLTVRADEKQDGNTPDLEVVLLGGRPIREPMAHYGPFVMNTREELQTAFDDFQKGRLGTIPAVHGM from the coding sequence ATGCCTGCTGTGACCGTCGAAAACCCGCTCACCCTGCCGCGCGTGGCCGCGCCGGAGGGTGCGGTGCCGCGTCCCGTGCTCGCCGTGAGCACGGCGCCGGCCGGCTTCGAGGGGGAGGGGTTCCCGGTGCGGCGCGCGTTCGCCGGGATCAACTACCAGTACCTGGACCCGTTCATCATGATGGACCAGATGGGTGAGGTGGAGTACGCGCCGGGCGAGCCCAAGGGCACGCCGTGGCACCCGCACCGGGGCTTCGAGACGGTGACGTACCTGATCGACGGGACCTTCGTCCACCAGGACAGCAACGGTGGCGGCGGCACGATCATGAACGGCGACACCCAGTGGATGACGGCCGGGTCCGGCCTGCTCCACATCGAGGCGCCGCCGGAGTCGCTGGTCACCTCGGGCGGCCTCTTCCACGGCCTCCAGCTGTGGGTGAACCTGCCCGCCGCCGACAAGATGATGGACCCGCGCTACCAGGACATCCGGGGCGGCCAGGTCCAGCTGCTCACCTCGCCGGACGGGGGCGCGCTGCTCCGCGTGATCGCGGGCTCGCTGGACGGCCACGAGGGGCCGGGCATCACGCACACCCCCATCACGATGATCCACGCGACGATCCGCCCCGGCGCGGAGATCACTCTTCCCTGGCGGTCGGACTTCAACGGGCTGGCGTACGTGCTGGCCGGGCGCGGGTCGGTGGGCGCGGGGCGTCGGCCGGTGCGGATGGGGCAGACGGCGGTGTTCGGGGACGGTGGGTCGCTGACGGTCCGGGCGGACGAGAAGCAGGACGGGAACACGCCGGATCTTGAGGTCGTCCTTCTCGGTGGCCGGCCCATCCGTGAGCCGATGGCGCACTACGGGCCGTTCGTGATGAACACGCGGGAGGAGTTGCAGACGGCGTTCGACGACTTCCAGAAGGGGCGGCTGGGCACGATCCCGGCGGTCCACGGCATGTGA